From a region of the Xyrauchen texanus isolate HMW12.3.18 chromosome 39, RBS_HiC_50CHRs, whole genome shotgun sequence genome:
- the LOC127632433 gene encoding coiled-coil domain-containing protein 106-like, which produces MLNFFSVPVPGVDQMAPTANLIFQKQKHEVELAKQKIAAQEDMIVELTRGRDFLREQLSLSSKTSSLTNHEKSPDPSAKSASDSSSSPETSSSSSTNYSSSSSTSTSSDDGKKKRKGMKKKSKKIMKKTKRKKRMRGTESKRNTRSCVSRAHGPAEVIERYAKVLRTYKKKKSITAACRKVGVDRNTISLNAPIAELAIAAPEKYAELSKQHTRKDKLGDFAGKCLDVIVTSTDIEDKVQALKRSGKLLPLGKGNF; this is translated from the exons ATGCTCAATTTTTTTTCTGTTCCAGTCCCAGGAGTTGATCAAATGGCCCCCACTGCCAATCTCATTTTTCAGAAGCAAAAACACGAGGTGGAACTAGCTAAACAAAAAATAGCTGCTCAGGAAGACATGATCGTGGAGCTAACCAGGGGGAGAGATTTCTTAAGAGAGCAACTGTCTCTGT CATCAAAAACCTCCAGCTTAACAAATCATGAGAAATCCCCTGACCCCTCTGCCAAGTCAGCTTCTGATTCGTCTTCGTCCCCTGAGACAAGTTCCTCGTCATCTACCAACTACTCATCAAGCTCCTCAACCTCAACATCTTCGGACGATGGCAAGAAGAAGAGAAAAGGGATGAAGAAGAAGTCAAAGAAGATAATGAAGAAGACGAAGAGGAAGAAACGCATGAGGGGGACAGAAAGCAAGAGAAACACAAGGAGCTGTGTTTCAAGAG CACATGGTCCAGCAGAAGTCATAGAACGCTACGCTAAAGTCCTGAGGACCTACAAAAAAAAGAAGTCAATCACTGCTGCATGCAGAAAGGTGGGAGTGGACCGCAACACTATCAGCTTAAATGCGCCCATTGCTGAGCTTGCCATCGCTGCCCCAGAGAAATATGCTGAGCTAAGCAAACAACATACCAGAAAGGACAAGCTTGGAGATTTCGCTGGTAAATGTCTGGATGTCATTGTTACCAGTACGGACATCGAGGACAAGGTCCAGGCCCTGAAGAGATCAGGGAAACTACTCCCTCTTGGAAAGGGCAATTTTTAA